The following are encoded in a window of Staphylospora marina genomic DNA:
- the rbsB gene encoding ribose ABC transporter substrate-binding protein RbsB: MKRLRLFALCFLLAVLVVTGCSTKSSLEAGGENQNTSDDKITIGLSVSTLNNPFFVTLKDGAEQAAKAAGAELVVADAQDDTAKQLNDVEDLIQKKVDLILLNPTDSKAASSAVEAANKAGIPVITVDRAAEGKDIKILSHIASDNVAGGQLAGEFILQKLGGKGKIAELEGLAGTSAAHDRGKGFHQAVDGKPGVEIVAKQPADFNRAKGLSVMENILQSHPDIQAVFAHNDEMALGALEAVKAAKKQILIVGFDATEDAVKAVNAGELAATVAQKPADMGKMAVETALKALKGEKVDAYYPVQVELVTKK, encoded by the coding sequence GTGAAACGCTTGCGGTTGTTTGCGTTGTGCTTCCTTCTCGCCGTATTGGTGGTTACCGGATGCTCCACGAAGTCCAGCCTGGAGGCGGGCGGGGAAAATCAGAATACGTCCGATGACAAGATCACCATCGGTCTGTCCGTCTCCACGTTGAACAACCCGTTCTTCGTCACACTGAAAGACGGGGCCGAACAGGCGGCCAAGGCGGCCGGTGCCGAGCTGGTCGTCGCCGATGCCCAGGACGACACCGCCAAGCAGCTGAATGACGTCGAAGACCTGATCCAGAAGAAAGTGGACCTGATCCTGCTCAACCCGACGGACAGCAAGGCGGCATCCAGCGCCGTCGAAGCCGCCAACAAGGCAGGCATCCCGGTCATCACCGTGGACCGCGCCGCGGAAGGCAAGGACATCAAGATTCTGTCGCACATCGCTTCCGACAATGTGGCCGGCGGCCAATTGGCCGGGGAGTTCATCCTGCAGAAACTGGGCGGCAAGGGCAAAATTGCCGAGCTGGAGGGACTGGCGGGCACCTCGGCGGCCCATGACCGTGGCAAAGGCTTCCACCAGGCCGTTGACGGCAAGCCGGGTGTGGAGATCGTCGCCAAACAGCCGGCTGATTTCAACCGCGCCAAGGGACTGAGCGTCATGGAAAACATCCTGCAAAGCCATCCGGACATCCAGGCCGTCTTCGCCCACAATGACGAAATGGCCCTCGGCGCCCTCGAAGCCGTCAAAGCCGCCAAAAAGCAAATCCTCATCGTCGGCTTCGACGCCACCGAAGACGCCGTCAAGGCCGTGAACGCCGGCGAACTGGCCGCCACCGTCGCCCAGAAACCCGCCGACATGGGCAAGATGGCCGTGGAAACGGCACTCAAGGCGCTGAAGGGAGAAAAAGTGGATGCCTATTACCCGGTGCAGGTGGAATTGGTGACCAAGAAGTGA